The sequence ATGGAGATGCCCTTAGTTATGGGAGGAATGTTAAGCATGACAAattttggaaaacatatttaaatcaATTTCGATCTTTCTCATTCAAAACACTCCCATTTACTAACTATCcaactttatttaatatatgtttatatgcaCTATAAAacgtatttaaaataatttattttatatatttataattgatgttatcaaaattttgtatcatttataaaaatgatCTGAAAAGGAGTGTATATAAGAAGATATTCAATGATAGTGAAGATATTGAGTGTCTGACTATCACAGCTTCAGTCCTGCTTCTTGTTTGTCACATGCGATTGCCTGGCTCACGATATAACCACACAGTGTCCTTGATGAGTAACTTCCAAACGAGTTATTGCAGGCAAAACGTTCTGAATTTGATTTGTAGGTAATAATTTTGTCTGTGTAACTAAAGTTGTTTTAGGTCCTCTAAGAGCGTTATATATATAGCCAAAATATGTAAAAGTTGTTTaagataatatttaaaagtgTATGTTTTGAACTGTCATTGTGTatagttttatttgtttggAAATTTGAACGGGATGATACTACTACGAATTTGAGTTGAGGCATATTGTAGACGTACGTACGTGTTATGGATTCGTATTTTTAGGGTTTGTTCATTGGTATAGCCTGATTCTAATGTACTAATTAATATAGTTTTCTTGAGTTGTTTGTTACAATATGTGGTCTTGTTCTGCTTTCTTTACATGTTACAACACAAGTACAAAAGACTGTAATCAAAGTTAGCATCAGCTTTTAATAAGCATGAAGTCTATGAGTCTATCAAAGTCGTACGGAGATTCGTAATCGTATAAAGAATTGCTCAACGTACGCATTCCTATTGAAAAGACTGGGAAGTGTTAGGTTAGGAATCTACTAAAGCCGTGTCTCATGTTTCTTTGCTTCTACACAGACAACATTCTGAGGATTCTTACATAAACAATCTTTCCTCACTTATTCGATGAACAGTAAGAAATAACTAGAAGGTTGTTGATCTCATCCACTATTGGATATGTGTCTCAAATAACGAAATGAGTCATTTAAATTTGTATAGTCTACACTTTCGTTCTCTTGGGGCTTAGGAtgaaatcatcatcatcgtcattaTCATCggcttttttcttctttctcgcATCCGAACCGCTGTTCTTGGACGCTGATGGTCTTTGAGAACTCTCTGGTTTACTCTTAGAATATGATGGCGTCGGTTTAACCGGTGTTCCCATTCGAATTTGCTTCATCTTCCTTAGCTTTTTCTCGTGAGCTCGCTTCGCCTTTTCCGGAGACAACATTCCATGTTCCATTAGCCTGTTAGAAACCACGATATTGGCAAGAAACCATTCAAGTTTTATGCTAAAATGATCCAAGAACACTGTTCTCTAAGCTCATCATAAAGacttgtcaatatatatatatatatatatatatatatatatatatattttttttttttttttaccagaaCTCAGCCATTTCGCTTCCGGGTATTTGTTTAGATAATGATTCATAGAATATCCTCAAGGGCTCTCTCTGCAAATTCAAAAGACAGAGAAACCAAGAATCAAGAACATGATTACAAAGAAACTTAatagagaaaatatttagagaTATGTATTAACCTCTTCAGGAGGATCATATTTTTGTCCGGCTAACGAATaaaccttcttctctcttttgacTTTACCTTTCGCCAAGCTAGCTGCTGCAGATGTTGTTGCTGTGGATTTCACCGAGCTAACAGCGTTCTTGGGCTTTGCCTTCATAAAAAGTTTGCAGAAAATATATTACAAGTTGGTTGTATGATCGACCTAGAAACCCAAATATCCAAAATCACGTCACGGTGTAGAATTTACAacataattcattttttttttatcagtgtTCAAGAATTGTTGGGCGGTAATTAGACGCTTTATAGATCCGATCTGTCATTGCCCATTGAAAAGTTCTATCTACAATGGATCTAATTAagttaacaataaaattttcccaaaatttACATCTAACAATTAATTCCTTAAAGGATTTGAGATTGATACCTCAGATTTAACCGTGACGGTGGAAACAGAGGATCTGGGTTTGGTATCCGACATGATCGGTTTGCTTGTGGTCGCGATCTTCTTCTTGTCCTTAAAAGACGGATCGATCTTGGCTCTGGAAGCAAGAGAAGAAGATCCATCGCGTGGCTCGTTCTTAACCGAACTGGGTCTCGTCTGTGTCGCCATAAGAAGATCCTGAAATTCAGCTCAACTACTTTTTCTGCACGATAAAGATTCTTCCGACAAAGTCTTGCCGCTTTCGTAGTTATGTAATGAATTGGTAAAATTGAAAAGTTAAAACATCAACGGTTCTGCTGTTCCGTTTTAAcggttattttaaatttacatgATGAGTTAATAATTTATCACGCGCCATGTGATACCATTTGTAATAAGTTCTTTATTTAATTGGAATTTTATTCTATCTTTAAAGACTTTATTTTATTGAAGATTTTCTGTGGATAATTAGAAAAGAAATAAATCCACTAAAAATctgtaattaataaaaaaacttttgtcCATCTCAAATTTTTGATACACCTCATATGTTCTTATATTGTTATTGTTTATTTAATGCTTTTGAAAATACCCTTAAAATACTATCAATGAATCTGCTCTTGTATATACgaattataaaacataaaaaacagAAATAACGCGGTAATTACCAACCAACACGACACCTATATCAAAGTAACATATAGCTACAATCTTGCACTTGTTAAatacttgtatatatatgttatttttttcaaatggcATTGACAATTTTTTGTGTGTGCAAATGGTATTGACAATTAACACATCAAATAacactaaaacttttttttgcaaCTTATAACAATCAAATTTTCAACTCCCTCAACATGGCCGTTGACTCGGTGCCAACCCCATCATCCTCCTCATCGACATGAGGAGCAAGATTCAAGTAACAATTACTGTTATTCTCTTTATTACCACCAGCATTAATTAGGACTATTTCTAGAGCTATTTTTGCCTCGCCACTGTGAACGGCATACCATACATTCTTCATGCACTTTGTTCTTGCAAACCATACACTTCACCACCGATCTTTCTCCCTCCTCGCCTCCAACACATTCACCGTTTACGTTTTGAATGACCTGAATATCGTCTAGACATATTGGACACGTTGTTGCTTCTTCTTCCATCTCATTTTCCTATATTTATAACCCCAACAAATAATCTATGGATGTAAGATTATATTCTGTATAAAGGAATATTACATATAAGATTTCCGATCCGCCACCGGCTGAGCCAAGACATGTCGTCGGTCTCTGTAACTAACGTACGTCGATCTTTGATTGGACCCGACAGATTCCATAATAATTATAAGAATTACGTTACGAGAGTTGGAGTTTATGTGATCTTCATGTTATAAGGTACAGTTAACTTATACACGTCATGTAGGAGATTCCTTGTATGAAACGTGAGACACGTCTAGAATAACGGCGACGTGTAGTGAATCAAAGACGGCGTTAGACGGAAGGCAAAGTTGTATACTATAGTTGATCGGTTAATTAAACGTTGTGTGGTTTTGTGGAAGTAGTGTTGCACAGCTTGCTATTCTTTTATTTTGCTCAAAAACGGTGTCGTTTCAGTTAAACCTCGTGAAAACCCGTCTTCTTGCTCGCACTTTGACctagaaatcaaaatcaaacttcCTCCTGCTTCACATTATCGGCGAAAATGGCTTCTCGATGTCGATCTCTGTCAAAACCAGCGTTCTCAATCTTTAGATCCGCAACGAACAAGCCCTCTCTCCGACCCAAATCAGCTTCATCATTTCTCGGCGTCCCTCCTTCGCCTGGACTCGCAAGGTtgttaactttttttctttctcattttcaaattttgagcTGTGATATAGTGTTCTTGCAGCTCTATGATTCATGGGTTATCTTCAAGTTTGCATTTTTCTAAGGGATTAGTTTGTAATTTTGACTTTCGACAGGCCGATTGCTCAGCTGGGGTCGCTTCAGTCGCTGCTTCCGTTGTACAGTGCGGTGGCATCAGCTAGGCTGACATCGTGCCTGGGGATCGATTCGATGAATTCAAGGTCGTTGTCTCAGGGTATGATCTGCGGTTCGAACCCAGGAGTTTGATATTCTCCCTAATCTTTTGTTAGTATATCTGTAAGCAATtactcttttttgtttttgtttactctTTGTTTGGATTTACATACTCTAGAGCTTTTATTTCTCCCCTTTCTCGTTTGATCTTGCCAATGTTAGTATAGGAGATTGCTTTAGTTGGATAGCTAACGGaacttaataaattattatgatCTATTGCGGTTTTCAGATTGCTTTAGTGTCCTTTTGGTTGAACTATTGGTGATTGCAGAGACTTTTAAGTTCTTTGGTCAGTGGTCTCACATAAACACAAATAGGTGTGTCATAAGAATCTTGTATTGGGTTGAAGATGAAAGATGCCTATCTTCTTGTAGTATTTTAGTGAAAGCAAACTTATACAATTTATGTTTTTGATGATGGCCAGTGTGCTTATCTATTTTTGGTTAATTCTCGTGATCCTTGCAGAGCTTGGCCTAAGCGTGCCTCGATAAGAGGACTAGACTCGAGGAAATGGattcattcctttttttttttttttttgttgctttgCTGGTCTAATTCTGTTACTCAGACCAGTTTCTATGAGTCTTGTTGATGAACACACTCTATTTTCGTTTCATCCATTTAAATTGGAATATGTATTCTTCAAAACATCAAAGATTAAACAATTATAGTCTTGTGTCCTTCGTCTTACCATTGTTTTGTTATTCGATTATTGATTCAAGCGTTTTCATTTAAAAGAGTCTAGTTGTTTTGCAAATTTTCAATGCTTGTCAAAATGAGAAATGAATATGCACATATCtcttgttttgtgtgtgtttaactCTAGAGGTGGCTGCAATGATATAAAAACCGTACGCAACCTGAATTGAATTAGATTCGGAATTATTTCTGATATTAGTTTGTTCCTAATTTTGTTACTCGGACCAAacataaaattgaaataattaaagCCAAATTGAATCAAATTATCTAAATACTCAAAACGGATCATGTAactttagaacaaaaaaatgaaataaaccaaaatctaacCGATAACTGAAATGCCCGAGTGTGACAAATGAACCAACACATGAGATGCCCAACATCCTCTAGACAAACACCTTGCCGTTTCTTACCACACAAAAACGACGTAACGTCTACTATCTTCTCAGACTCAAAACTAACTCGCAACCTCTCCACGATCCCTTCGAAACTCGCAAAAAATGGAGAAGAAGcgtgaaggaggaggaggaggagcagtCGAAAGAACGAGCCAGATCGTATCAGATCCATACTACTTCCTCCACTTCATGGCCTTCTTCTCCTACCTCCCGATCCGCG is a genomic window of Brassica napus cultivar Da-Ae chromosome A2, Da-Ae, whole genome shotgun sequence containing:
- the LOC106383591 gene encoding uncharacterized protein LOC106383591, translated to MATQTRPSSVKNEPRDGSSSLASRAKIDPSFKDKKKIATTSKPIMSDTKPRSSVSTVTVKSEAKPKNAVSSVKSTATTSAAASLAKGKVKREKKVYSLAGQKYDPPEEREPLRIFYESLSKQIPGSEMAEFWLMEHGMLSPEKAKRAHEKKLRKMKQIRMGTPVKPTPSYSKSKPESSQRPSASKNSGSDARKKKKADDNDDDDDFILSPKRTKV
- the BNAA02G35030D gene encoding protein NONRESPONDING TO OXYLIPINS 2, mitochondrial isoform X2, whose product is MASRCRSLSKPAFSIFRSATNKPSLRPKSASSFLGVPPSPGLARPIAQLGSLQSLLPLYSAVASARLTSCLGIDSMNSRSLSQELGLSVPR
- the BNAA02G35030D gene encoding protein NONRESPONDING TO OXYLIPINS 2, mitochondrial isoform X1: MASRCRSLSKPAFSIFRSATNKPSLRPKSASSFLGVPPSPGLARPIAQLGSLQSLLPLYSAVASARLTSCLGIDSMNSRSLSQGMICGSNPGV